Proteins found in one Sporosarcina sp. FSL K6-3457 genomic segment:
- a CDS encoding ATP-grasp domain-containing protein — MVLNIWFNRWFSTVAHYMEMIRNNPDQQAFVIYGTHPNPDTVYLKNSDVALTEPDIYGEEYVQFCLEFCRQYSIDIFVPRKENVLISQNLSLFEAMGVKVLVCPDGDLMALMDNKAAMYQSLEKHNEAGHSIVTIPKYRVVNHADAFKDAYQELSSDGGRLCIKPIVGEGASGFRILDDEADTISFLFNTANSQKISFATAYKILQKQDRFPDLMILEYLDGYEYSIDCLAGADGTLHIAIPRKKGIGRIREIEHNEELLLIARQMAEHYKIPFVFNIQVKYKNGVAKLLEVNPRMSGGLHISCLAGVNIPYFAIKLLLGGTLEALRPNYGVKATYIEQPIILSEGRALSNR; from the coding sequence ATGGTGCTTAATATTTGGTTTAATCGATGGTTTTCAACGGTAGCGCACTACATGGAGATGATACGAAATAATCCAGATCAACAAGCATTTGTGATTTATGGCACACATCCCAATCCTGATACAGTGTATTTAAAAAATAGTGATGTAGCGCTTACGGAACCCGATATCTATGGCGAAGAATATGTGCAGTTTTGTTTAGAATTTTGTCGACAATACAGTATTGATATCTTCGTCCCGCGAAAGGAAAACGTGCTAATTTCACAGAATCTCTCTTTATTTGAAGCAATGGGTGTCAAAGTATTAGTATGTCCGGATGGAGACTTGATGGCGCTGATGGACAATAAGGCGGCTATGTACCAATCCTTGGAGAAGCATAACGAAGCAGGTCATTCGATTGTGACTATACCGAAGTACCGAGTTGTCAATCATGCGGATGCTTTTAAGGATGCTTATCAGGAGCTATCAAGTGATGGTGGCCGACTGTGCATCAAGCCGATAGTTGGAGAAGGAGCAAGTGGGTTTCGTATTTTAGATGATGAGGCGGATACTATTTCGTTTCTATTTAATACGGCTAATTCTCAAAAGATATCCTTTGCAACAGCCTATAAAATACTGCAAAAACAAGATCGTTTTCCAGATTTAATGATTCTTGAGTATTTAGATGGCTATGAGTATAGCATTGATTGCCTAGCAGGAGCTGATGGCACCTTACATATTGCTATTCCTAGAAAGAAAGGGATAGGCAGAATTCGTGAAATCGAACATAACGAAGAGTTGCTGCTAATTGCGCGTCAAATGGCCGAACATTATAAAATTCCTTTTGTTTTCAATATTCAAGTGAAATACAAAAATGGTGTTGCCAAGCTATTGGAGGTTAACCCGCGGATGAGTGGAGGCTTGCATATTAGTTGCCTTGCTGGTGTGAATATACCTTACTTTGCAATTAAGTTGCTGCTGGGCGGAACACTTGAAGCGCTGCGTCCGAATTACGGTGTGAAAGCGACTTATATTGAACAGCCTATTATTTTATCTGAAGGGAGAGCTTTGAGTAATCGTTAA
- a CDS encoding HpcH/HpaI aldolase/citrate lyase family protein: MKHFDYETPERKREIFFKEPEQFTKYTAKEILSYALGATLYMPATKKSIAQDLIDKKFVELTSMVIDLEDAVGDTQLQEAEDNLFEQIQTLYDAFCNQLITISDLPLIFVRVRSPQQMQRITAQIGKYQRVLTGYVFPKFSYETGKEYLAILEANNRDDILLYGMPILESSEIIYKETRIETLLKLKTLIDSYQEYILNIRIGATDFCGLFGIRRNVDTTIYDVALIRDCLTDILNIFNRQDSGYVVSGPVWEYFSKDQRILKSKLRMTPFQDRYGRTGMQKRTEMINHYIDGLINEVLLDRLNGIVGKTVIHPTHIKTVHSLYTVSHEEYLDALSIIGNSEGQIGVLKSQYNNKMNEMKPHLYWAKRILVQARIFGVYNEDQDFTSLIIDTQLEEDFYEVRV; encoded by the coding sequence ATGAAGCACTTCGATTATGAAACACCTGAAAGAAAACGTGAGATTTTCTTTAAGGAGCCTGAACAATTTACAAAGTATACAGCTAAAGAAATACTTTCCTATGCTCTAGGCGCAACGTTATATATGCCGGCAACAAAGAAAAGTATCGCTCAGGATTTGATTGACAAGAAGTTTGTGGAACTGACCTCGATGGTGATTGATTTGGAAGATGCAGTGGGCGATACTCAATTACAAGAGGCTGAAGACAACTTGTTTGAGCAAATACAGACGCTGTATGATGCATTTTGCAATCAACTAATTACGATTAGCGATTTACCACTCATCTTTGTCCGAGTAAGAAGCCCACAACAAATGCAGCGAATAACGGCTCAGATTGGAAAGTATCAACGTGTTCTAACAGGTTATGTTTTTCCGAAGTTTTCATATGAAACAGGAAAAGAATATTTAGCCATCCTCGAAGCAAACAACCGTGATGATATTTTGTTGTACGGCATGCCTATTTTAGAGTCCTCTGAAATTATCTACAAGGAAACAAGAATCGAAACCTTATTGAAACTTAAAACGCTTATAGACTCATATCAGGAGTATATTCTCAATATTCGAATAGGTGCCACGGACTTTTGTGGTTTATTTGGTATTCGTAGAAATGTAGATACAACTATTTATGACGTGGCACTAATCCGAGATTGCTTAACAGATATACTCAATATATTTAATAGACAAGACAGCGGATATGTCGTTTCAGGTCCAGTATGGGAGTATTTTTCGAAAGATCAACGAATTTTAAAATCTAAATTACGTATGACACCTTTTCAAGATCGTTACGGTAGAACTGGTATGCAAAAACGTACAGAAATGATCAATCATTATATCGATGGCTTGATTAACGAAGTGTTATTGGATCGATTAAATGGCATAGTAGGAAAAACAGTCATTCATCCGACACATATTAAAACGGTGCATTCACTTTACACGGTTAGCCATGAAGAGTATTTAGATGCTCTGAGTATTATTGGAAATAGCGAGGGTCAAATTGGTGTTTTAAAAAGTCAATATAATAATAAAATGAATGAGATGAAGCCACATTTATATTGGGCAAAACGAATTTTAGTACAAGCAAGGATTTTTGGGGTTTATAATGAGGATCAGGATTTCACAAGTTTAATCATAGATACGCAACTAGAAGAGGATTTTTATGAGGTGAGGGTATGA
- a CDS encoding phosphoribosyltransferase family protein, with the protein MTSSVLSTRETYHVLDDLTIEVEVYQNPYQFQLDELFQMATRINKKRSFLFVSKVLGKHLAVNPHIPLLVGSLLAMRYREVVHGIVDPRAAAVAKAIQTNEQTEQLLDSIRIQPIGLPKPTTFIGFAETATALGHAVFSTFENNAKYIHTTREQINERTSIIDFEEEHSHATSHRVYARDLQFFQDDSEVVLIDDEITTGKTAINIIKTISATYPSKKVFTVVSILDWRTEEYRQRYRQLEQELAITIHAVTLLDGGVSVTGQPVLEEGTVEPIPDCKQELAYTSMKAFIDAELLERVTSTNVNGSSNASPYLTATGRFGHTIEEDKVLSHQLQEAASHLRGQRRGAKTLVIGTGEFMYVPMQIASHMGAAVYFQATTRSPIYQSDNDAYTIHNKFVFDSPENEGLINYLYNIKAHQYDEIFIFVERMSTVNGVDTLIKELRKTQIPYITIVMMTEPAESKGG; encoded by the coding sequence ATGACGTCAAGTGTTCTTTCAACGAGAGAAACTTACCATGTATTGGACGATTTAACGATAGAAGTAGAGGTGTACCAAAATCCTTATCAATTCCAATTAGATGAGCTATTTCAAATGGCAACACGTATCAATAAAAAAAGAAGTTTTTTGTTCGTTAGTAAGGTATTAGGAAAGCATCTTGCGGTCAATCCACACATTCCTTTACTTGTCGGTAGCCTATTAGCCATGCGCTATAGAGAAGTCGTTCATGGTATTGTAGACCCGCGTGCAGCAGCCGTAGCAAAGGCGATTCAGACCAACGAACAAACAGAACAGCTTCTAGATTCCATTCGCATTCAACCAATCGGGCTTCCAAAACCCACTACATTCATTGGCTTTGCAGAAACGGCGACTGCACTTGGTCATGCTGTTTTTAGCACATTTGAAAATAATGCGAAATATATTCATACAACAAGGGAACAAATTAATGAGCGCACATCCATTATCGATTTTGAGGAAGAACATTCACATGCAACCAGTCACCGGGTGTACGCACGTGATTTACAGTTCTTTCAAGATGACAGCGAAGTTGTACTGATCGATGATGAAATCACAACAGGGAAGACTGCCATTAATATTATTAAAACGATTTCGGCTACCTATCCGTCAAAAAAGGTCTTTACCGTTGTGTCGATTTTAGACTGGCGTACAGAGGAGTATCGACAAAGATATCGTCAATTGGAGCAAGAATTAGCGATTACTATTCATGCCGTTACGCTACTAGATGGTGGGGTTTCTGTTACAGGTCAGCCTGTTTTGGAGGAAGGGACAGTTGAGCCGATTCCAGATTGTAAGCAAGAACTAGCTTATACATCCATGAAAGCGTTTATCGATGCAGAGTTGCTGGAGCGTGTGACGTCGACTAATGTAAATGGAAGCTCCAATGCGTCACCTTATTTAACGGCGACGGGAAGATTTGGACATACAATTGAAGAGGATAAAGTATTGTCTCATCAGCTTCAGGAGGCGGCTAGTCATTTGCGGGGACAGAGAAGAGGGGCTAAGACATTAGTCATTGGAACTGGTGAGTTCATGTATGTGCCTATGCAAATTGCCTCTCATATGGGAGCTGCTGTTTATTTTCAAGCGACTACTCGCAGTCCTATCTATCAATCGGATAATGACGCTTATACCATCCACAATAAATTCGTGTTTGATAGTCCGGAAAACGAGGGATTAATCAATTATTTATACAATATTAAAGCCCATCAATATGATGAAATATTTATTTTTGTAGAAAGAATGTCAACTGTTAATGGAGTAGATACATTAATAAAAGAATTAAGAAAAACACAAATTCCATATATCACAATCGTTATGATGACAGAGCCAGCTGAATCGAAAGGGGGATAA
- a CDS encoding HAD family hydrolase: MILFTSDLDRTLIYSESMMKKYPINDTVMAIEYKEDEIISFMSQQSMELLKQFHEKNLFVPVTTRAIYQYERIVAFQQWIQPKYAIMSNGGTILIDGKPDAEWSQLIREKITTTSLPKEDMLQLFAEIRNENWVGKEYYIDELFYMFPVNRQCIPYQELKGFEKRILKIGWRMFLHGRKLYVLPIQLNKAFAVTHLKNYVDYDMHIAAGDSLMDYEMLIQAAIGYSPPHGEIFEKQGLDPKVTWLKEHGAASAEELLSHLLAMTMKI, translated from the coding sequence TTGATTTTATTTACATCTGATTTAGATCGTACCTTAATTTATTCGGAAAGTATGATGAAAAAATATCCTATCAATGATACAGTTATGGCAATTGAGTATAAAGAAGATGAAATAATTTCTTTTATGTCGCAGCAATCAATGGAACTGCTCAAACAGTTCCACGAAAAAAATTTATTTGTGCCTGTTACTACACGAGCGATTTATCAATATGAACGAATTGTCGCTTTTCAACAATGGATTCAACCGAAATATGCCATCATGAGTAATGGCGGAACTATTTTAATAGATGGAAAACCAGATGCTGAATGGAGTCAGTTGATTCGAGAAAAGATAACCACAACATCTCTTCCCAAAGAAGATATGTTACAACTTTTTGCTGAAATTCGAAATGAAAATTGGGTAGGAAAAGAATATTATATTGATGAGTTATTTTATATGTTTCCTGTCAATCGACAATGCATTCCGTATCAAGAGCTTAAAGGATTTGAAAAAAGAATCCTGAAAATTGGCTGGAGAATGTTTCTTCACGGTAGAAAACTATATGTCCTTCCTATCCAATTAAACAAAGCATTTGCAGTTACCCATTTGAAAAATTACGTGGATTACGACATGCATATCGCTGCGGGAGATTCACTAATGGATTACGAGATGCTGATACAAGCCGCGATTGGCTATAGTCCCCCGCATGGTGAAATATTTGAGAAGCAGGGACTTGATCCGAAGGTGACCTGGCTAAAGGAACACGGTGCTGCATCGGCGGAAGAATTACTGAGTCATCTGTTGGCAATGACAATGAAGATTTAA
- a CDS encoding TerD family protein — MGVISLAKGQKVDLTKTNPGLSKVVVGLGWDVNKYDGGQDFDLDASVFLLDANGKVSGGQDFVFYNNTTGGNGSVVHSGDNLTGDGDGDDESVSISINDIPANIEKVSFAVTIHDAEARNQNFGMVSNAFIRIVNEATNAELIRYDLGEDFSIETAVVVGELYRHNGEWKFSAVGSGYQGGLAALCNDFGLQVG; from the coding sequence ATGGGTGTAATTTCTCTAGCAAAAGGTCAAAAGGTTGATTTGACAAAAACTAATCCTGGTTTGTCTAAAGTAGTTGTAGGTCTTGGATGGGACGTTAATAAGTATGATGGAGGTCAAGACTTTGACCTGGATGCATCCGTTTTCTTATTAGACGCTAATGGCAAAGTTTCGGGTGGACAAGACTTCGTATTCTATAACAATACAACAGGTGGTAATGGTTCGGTTGTCCACTCTGGTGATAACTTAACAGGTGATGGGGATGGCGATGATGAGTCTGTAAGTATCTCTATTAACGATATACCCGCTAACATTGAAAAAGTTTCATTTGCAGTTACAATTCATGATGCTGAAGCAAGAAACCAGAACTTTGGTATGGTATCTAACGCATTTATTCGTATCGTTAACGAAGCAACAAACGCGGAATTGATTCGTTATGATTTGGGTGAAGACTTCAGTATTGAAACGGCGGTTGTTGTAGGTGAGTTATACCGTCATAATGGCGAATGGAAATTTAGTGCAGTAGGTTCTGGTTACCAAGGTGGACTAGCTGCGTTATGTAACGATTTTGGTCTACAAGTAGGCTAA
- a CDS encoding cysteine protease StiP family protein yields MLPSIVIPDKMGSYREDDVTFLLRDIGQYVTETTTEEREGLIQGGTHYSEMLPVEYQPTEDYISLFHNTLDMYAKRIAIAVGVVAEQIKASKGLEQLVLVSLARAGTPIGVLIKRYLTCKYQITVPHYSISIIRGRGIDETAIDYIFEHNPGAKIQFVDGWTGKGAITSELEEACVNYNAAHANKIDASLAVLADPGHCVRIYGTRDDFLIPSACLNSTVSGLVSRTVLNYNFMDKDDFHGAKYYKELATVDVSNLYVDTIEHMFNEVQHEVQTALELVKQEDLTPSWKGMQSVELIQKQFGIDNQHFIKPGVGETTRVLLRRVPWKILINPNYSNDLTHILMLAEERNVPVEEFSEMSYSCCGIIKEL; encoded by the coding sequence ATGCTGCCATCAATCGTAATACCCGATAAAATGGGGAGTTATAGGGAAGACGACGTTACCTTTTTACTCCGTGATATTGGTCAGTATGTCACTGAAACGACAACGGAGGAAAGAGAAGGTCTTATTCAAGGAGGGACTCATTATTCTGAAATGCTTCCGGTTGAATATCAACCAACAGAAGATTATATTTCCTTATTCCACAATACGTTGGATATGTATGCGAAGCGAATAGCAATTGCTGTAGGTGTCGTAGCAGAACAAATTAAAGCATCTAAAGGATTGGAGCAATTAGTGCTTGTCAGCCTTGCTAGAGCTGGTACGCCGATTGGTGTGTTAATTAAGAGATATTTAACATGTAAGTACCAGATTACTGTTCCGCACTACTCGATTTCTATTATTAGAGGGCGTGGGATTGATGAGACTGCGATTGATTATATATTTGAGCATAATCCTGGAGCCAAAATTCAATTTGTCGATGGTTGGACTGGTAAAGGGGCTATTACGAGTGAATTAGAGGAAGCTTGTGTGAACTATAATGCTGCACATGCTAATAAAATCGATGCGAGTTTAGCAGTATTAGCAGATCCGGGCCATTGTGTACGCATTTATGGTACTAGAGATGATTTTTTAATCCCATCTGCTTGTTTGAACTCAACGGTTTCAGGACTGGTGAGCCGGACTGTGTTAAATTATAATTTTATGGACAAAGATGACTTCCATGGAGCTAAATATTACAAAGAATTAGCGACTGTCGATGTTTCCAATCTCTATGTAGATACGATTGAGCATATGTTTAACGAAGTGCAACATGAAGTACAAACAGCACTTGAGCTAGTAAAGCAAGAGGATCTGACCCCTTCGTGGAAAGGAATGCAATCTGTCGAATTGATCCAAAAGCAGTTCGGTATTGATAATCAGCATTTTATAAAGCCGGGTGTTGGTGAGACAACTCGTGTATTATTGCGTCGGGTACCTTGGAAGATTCTTATCAATCCAAACTACTCAAATGATTTAACACATATCCTTATGTTAGCTGAAGAACGCAATGTTCCTGTTGAAGAATTTTCGGAAATGTCGTATTCTTGCTGCGGCATTATCAAAGAATTGTAA
- a CDS encoding TerC family protein — MEVINQILSTYALFFDFSMWAEVLTDPVAWGFIGTLIIIEGLLSADNALVLAVLVKHLPEKQRKKALMYGMFGAYFFRFVFIGIGVYLVKFAFIKILGAAYLAWIVISHFRNKAGDEDEGKEFNKKSWMVRVFGTFWATVISVEMMDIAFSVDSILAAFAVSDQVWVLLVGGMLGILMMRTIAGVFLTLIEKVPELENTAFILIGIISAKMFAGVFGYELNHYAFFAILILAFVATFVVHFINKKKAQNEIEVVTQETTATQEDTEK; from the coding sequence TTGGAAGTTATTAATCAGATATTAAGTACGTATGCATTATTTTTTGATTTTAGCATGTGGGCAGAAGTACTAACAGACCCTGTTGCTTGGGGATTCATAGGTACTTTAATTATTATTGAAGGACTGTTATCTGCGGATAACGCACTTGTTTTAGCTGTATTAGTTAAACATCTTCCAGAGAAACAACGTAAGAAAGCCCTTATGTATGGTATGTTTGGTGCTTATTTCTTCCGTTTTGTCTTCATCGGAATTGGTGTCTATCTGGTGAAATTTGCGTTTATTAAAATCTTAGGTGCTGCCTATCTAGCTTGGATTGTTATTTCTCACTTCCGTAATAAGGCTGGGGATGAGGACGAAGGTAAAGAGTTTAACAAAAAATCTTGGATGGTTCGCGTATTTGGTACATTCTGGGCGACTGTCATTTCAGTAGAGATGATGGACATTGCATTTTCTGTGGATTCTATCTTAGCTGCATTTGCTGTATCCGATCAAGTTTGGGTTCTCTTAGTAGGTGGTATGCTTGGGATTCTTATGATGCGTACAATTGCCGGGGTATTCTTAACCTTAATTGAAAAAGTGCCTGAGCTTGAAAACACTGCATTCATTCTAATCGGGATTATTTCAGCGAAGATGTTTGCAGGGGTCTTTGGTTACGAGCTCAATCACTATGCATTCTTCGCAATCTTAATCTTGGCATTTGTCGCTACTTTTGTTGTTCACTTTATCAATAAAAAGAAAGCACAAAATGAGATTGAAGTTGTTACACAAGAAACAACTGCTACACAAGAGGATACTGAAAAATAA
- a CDS encoding TerD family protein: protein MAIQLSKGQRIDLTKNDPTLQKIGIGLGWDVKQFDGGQDYDLDASAFLLSSSGKCRNELDFIFYNNLKSVDGSVVHAGDNRTGEGDGDDESISINLSAVPQDVDKIAITVTIHDAELRRQNFGQISNAYVRLVNEDTGAEVLRYDLGEDFSVETAVVFCEVYRHANDWKFNAVGSGYQGGLQSLVNAYGLDA from the coding sequence ATGGCAATTCAATTAAGTAAAGGTCAACGCATAGATTTAACGAAGAATGATCCTACTTTACAAAAAATTGGTATCGGCTTAGGCTGGGATGTAAAACAATTTGATGGCGGACAGGATTACGACCTCGATGCATCAGCGTTTTTGTTAAGCTCTAGTGGTAAATGCCGCAATGAATTAGACTTTATTTTCTACAATAACTTAAAAAGTGTAGATGGCTCTGTTGTTCACGCAGGGGATAACCGCACAGGCGAAGGTGATGGCGATGATGAGTCTATTAGCATCAATCTGTCAGCAGTACCACAAGATGTCGATAAAATTGCGATTACTGTCACCATTCATGACGCAGAGCTTCGACGTCAAAACTTCGGTCAAATTTCAAATGCCTATGTTCGATTGGTGAATGAAGACACAGGCGCAGAAGTTCTCCGCTATGATCTAGGTGAAGATTTCAGTGTTGAAACCGCAGTCGTATTTTGTGAGGTTTACAGGCACGCAAATGACTGGAAATTTAATGCAGTAGGGTCTGGTTATCAAGGTGGGTTACAATCTTTAGTGAATGCATATGGTCTTGATGCATAA
- a CDS encoding YceG family protein, producing MSNLQIEPILYTSTTDWLALFLATTRERPSYLVDDSTFRFNRIGLRVLGTPLVEDEYYNSLFDMNNKSFIHVLSEELDKTIDNEDFQAIQEILKMHQKEPKGLSINRLIAFMYGKNLIPKHKDAGINRHVQLSTIKVVNHFQQQQNSGLQSPEFRRFLIDIVKWLKNHWEKWSASLTIGEDFPKVVWYGELSTSQKYFLLLLMEFGCDVLIFHPGAEDLFAEVDPNNQFSVVYSYPDKGELQPFPTKIRDRETTVAYRANKQLEKMMNDHQSGVFKPWQLREYIPAALTLRMTYDDVFIYSKEKAMIRPDFKIEEDRVTIPVVFAKIQGVSSDRADYWQRMHQLTSDKHALSILQFPYAKTSKANYHFHYQHSLDRDGTLLPEKMVKSNWWRYGHLYAGLQNAIAYTIKECCEHPKLIKLDHESTYDLQLFIFKQASMLPEEILQLLQGFDYSQEVPRLMLYNMETNGSPSREDAALLLFLNRFGVDIILYNPAGHTDIEEYIDPANYDVHWLEDMVFGQEFQAYQPKEQSIFKKFIKNIF from the coding sequence GTGAGCAATTTACAAATAGAACCTATTTTGTATACTTCAACAACTGATTGGTTGGCGCTATTTCTTGCCACTACCCGGGAGCGGCCGTCCTATTTAGTCGACGACTCGACTTTTCGGTTTAACCGAATAGGCCTTCGTGTATTAGGAACACCTTTAGTTGAGGATGAATATTACAATTCCTTATTTGATATGAATAATAAGTCATTCATCCATGTCTTAAGTGAAGAATTAGATAAAACGATTGACAATGAAGATTTTCAAGCGATACAGGAAATTCTGAAGATGCATCAAAAAGAACCTAAGGGCTTATCGATTAACCGGCTAATTGCCTTTATGTATGGTAAAAACTTGATACCGAAGCACAAGGACGCTGGAATTAACCGGCATGTACAGCTATCTACAATAAAGGTCGTCAATCATTTTCAACAGCAACAAAATAGTGGATTACAGTCACCTGAATTCCGTAGATTTTTGATTGATATTGTCAAGTGGTTAAAAAATCACTGGGAGAAGTGGTCTGCATCTCTTACAATTGGGGAGGATTTCCCGAAAGTTGTCTGGTATGGGGAATTATCTACTAGCCAGAAATATTTTTTGCTATTGTTAATGGAATTCGGGTGTGATGTCCTTATTTTTCATCCGGGAGCGGAAGACTTATTTGCAGAAGTAGATCCAAATAACCAATTTTCTGTCGTCTACAGCTATCCAGATAAAGGAGAATTGCAACCATTTCCAACGAAAATTAGAGACCGCGAAACAACAGTAGCCTATCGTGCCAATAAACAGCTGGAGAAAATGATGAACGATCATCAATCGGGTGTCTTTAAGCCATGGCAGCTTAGAGAGTATATTCCGGCTGCGCTTACATTGCGTATGACCTATGATGATGTTTTTATTTATTCAAAAGAAAAGGCAATGATTCGACCAGATTTCAAAATTGAAGAAGATCGTGTCACGATTCCTGTTGTTTTTGCGAAAATACAAGGTGTATCGAGTGATCGAGCCGATTATTGGCAGCGTATGCATCAATTAACAAGTGACAAGCATGCGTTGTCGATTCTCCAATTCCCGTATGCGAAAACATCGAAGGCAAATTATCATTTTCACTATCAGCACTCATTAGATCGGGATGGTACATTATTACCAGAAAAAATGGTGAAAAGTAATTGGTGGCGATACGGACATTTATATGCAGGTTTACAAAATGCGATTGCTTACACGATAAAAGAATGCTGCGAACACCCTAAACTTATTAAGTTAGATCATGAATCAACGTACGATTTGCAGTTGTTCATTTTTAAACAAGCAAGTATGCTTCCAGAAGAAATCCTACAATTACTACAAGGATTTGATTATTCACAAGAAGTACCTCGACTTATGCTGTATAATATGGAAACCAATGGTTCACCGTCTCGTGAAGATGCGGCCTTACTCTTATTTCTTAATCGTTTTGGAGTGGATATTATTCTCTATAATCCAGCCGGCCATACAGATATTGAAGAATATATAGACCCGGCCAATTACGACGTCCATTGGTTAGAGGATATGGTATTTGGGCAAGAATTCCAGGCCTATCAACCAAAAGAACAATCGATATTCAAGAAATTTATTAAGAATATTTTTTAA
- a CDS encoding TerD family protein, translating into MAISLQKGQRIDLTKGNSSLNRIQVGLGWDPVQTKGGGFFGAFKSAPAIDCDASVFMLTDDKFVNKNDLVYFGNLKSACLSVVHSGDNTTGDGDGDDEVIMVELKSVPDRINKLVFVVNIYDCAKRKQDFGMIQNAYIRIVDPKTGAELVRYNLSENHGGLTSLVAGEIYRHGGEWKFGAVGDGTTDQNLTQISKRFQ; encoded by the coding sequence ATGGCTATCAGCTTACAAAAGGGTCAAAGAATTGATTTGACGAAAGGAAATTCAAGTTTAAATCGCATTCAGGTAGGCTTAGGATGGGATCCTGTTCAAACTAAAGGTGGCGGTTTTTTCGGGGCTTTTAAATCGGCACCGGCTATTGACTGTGATGCTTCTGTATTTATGTTAACAGACGACAAATTCGTCAATAAAAATGATCTTGTCTACTTTGGAAACTTAAAAAGTGCATGTCTATCAGTTGTCCACTCTGGTGATAATACAACAGGTGACGGCGACGGTGATGATGAAGTCATTATGGTAGAATTAAAATCAGTACCTGATCGTATTAATAAATTGGTTTTCGTTGTTAATATTTATGATTGTGCAAAACGAAAACAGGATTTTGGTATGATTCAAAATGCTTATATACGAATAGTAGATCCGAAAACAGGTGCAGAATTGGTGCGTTATAATCTGTCTGAAAATCATGGTGGACTTACATCACTTGTGGCCGGTGAAATTTATCGTCATGGTGGGGAATGGAAATTTGGAGCTGTTGGAGATGGCACGACTGATCAGAACTTGACGCAAATCAGTAAGCGATTCCAATAA